One Mycoplasmopsis caviae DNA segment encodes these proteins:
- a CDS encoding MSC_0619 family F1-like ATPase alpha subunit, whose amino-acid sequence MEKKNPKIISTFDYIVEVEGAYSYRQHQIFYLKSNPAIKLLLISASHNKAYLLGNLSNATLNIGEEIVETNNENIVHSSPDHFGKVINVNGKIVLPTQSEAKFTNLASDHQTFSLAHNLMTVKPLNQQLFTGIISIDLLIPIGKGQRELIIGDRQTGKTHIALNAIINQAKNGTKCIYVAIGQKREAISSIYNTLKKYGVLNNVIIIDAPATSAYEQYLAPYYGIAYAENLSMNDDVLIVYDDLTKHANIIREIALLTDKPVGKEAMPGDTFFSHSSLLERSGSFVGRKTITALPILQTVDGDITSLIASNIISITDGQIVTSADLFSAGKLPAIDTGLSVSRTGSSVQSRSVTKVAAEVGKIYKAYKRNIKLAMLDYELNKETSLLLYKGKMIEKMFSQKGFSLYSFHFVLLMSKLISWSLLQGIKDEQKALVFLNKLISTNTQAQKAFMTMQSGENYDEEIIKNFFAFALLQYSNYLNLGWEINVKHEFVPLEQSYLEQVAKELGEK is encoded by the coding sequence ATGGAAAAAAAGAATCCTAAGATTATTTCAACTTTTGACTATATAGTTGAAGTAGAAGGTGCCTATTCTTATAGACAACACCAAATTTTTTACTTAAAATCTAATCCAGCAATTAAACTTCTCCTAATTAGTGCTAGTCACAATAAAGCTTATTTATTGGGTAATTTGTCAAATGCAACCTTAAATATTGGCGAAGAAATTGTTGAAACAAATAACGAAAATATAGTTCACAGTTCTCCAGATCACTTTGGAAAAGTTATTAATGTTAATGGTAAAATAGTTCTACCTACTCAAAGTGAAGCTAAATTTACTAATCTAGCAAGTGATCACCAAACATTTAGTTTGGCTCATAACCTAATGACAGTTAAGCCACTTAATCAACAACTCTTTACTGGTATTATATCTATTGACTTACTTATTCCTATTGGTAAAGGCCAACGTGAATTAATTATCGGTGACCGTCAAACTGGTAAAACTCACATTGCATTGAATGCAATTATTAATCAAGCCAAAAATGGAACTAAATGTATTTATGTAGCAATTGGTCAAAAAAGAGAAGCAATTTCAAGTATTTATAACACACTTAAAAAATATGGTGTTTTAAATAATGTAATTATTATTGATGCACCAGCAACTAGTGCTTATGAGCAATATTTAGCTCCTTACTATGGTATTGCTTATGCAGAAAACTTATCAATGAATGATGATGTTTTAATTGTTTATGATGACTTGACAAAACATGCCAACATCATTCGTGAAATCGCTCTTTTAACTGATAAACCTGTTGGTAAAGAAGCAATGCCAGGAGATACATTCTTTTCACACTCATCACTATTAGAACGTTCTGGTTCATTTGTTGGTAGAAAAACAATTACTGCATTACCTATTTTGCAAACAGTTGATGGAGATATTACATCACTTATTGCTTCAAACATTATTTCAATTACTGATGGTCAAATTGTAACAAGCGCTGACTTATTCTCAGCAGGTAAGTTACCAGCCATTGATACAGGTCTCTCAGTTTCAAGAACCGGTTCATCAGTTCAATCAAGAAGCGTTACAAAAGTAGCTGCTGAGGTCGGTAAGATTTATAAAGCATATAAAAGAAACATTAAATTAGCCATGCTTGATTATGAATTAAACAAAGAAACTTCATTATTACTTTACAAAGGTAAAATGATTGAAAAAATGTTTTCTCAAAAAGGTTTCTCACTTTATTCATTCCATTTTGTATTATTAATGTCTAAATTAATTTCATGAAGCTTACTTCAAGGAATTAAAGATGAACAAAAAGCATTAGTATTCTTAAATAAACTTATCTCAACAAATACACAAGCACAAAAAGCATTTATGACTATGCAATCAGGCGAAAACTATGATGAAGAAATTATTAAAAACTTCTTTGCTTTTGCACTATTACAATATTCAAACTATTTAAATTTAGGTTGAGAAATTAATGTAAAACATGAATTTGTTCCACTTGAACAATCATACCTTGAGCAAGTTGCTAAAGAGTTAGGAGAAAAATAA